In the Hyphomicrobiales bacterium genome, CGGAATTCATAAGGAGCTGGCGCGCCAGCAGAATAAGGCAATGCCAAGCCAATTGCTTCTGACACGGTTGCCATTGTGTTGGCTGTAAACTGCGCACCACAAGCACCAGCAGATGGGCAAGCTGATTGTTCAAGCTCGGTTAGGTCTGCATCAGACATATCACCCACAGAGTGGCGACCAACCGCTTCAAACACATCTTGAACGGTCACTTCTTTACCTTTGAAACGGCCCGGCAAAATTGAACCGCCATAAAGGAACACAGACGGCACGTTCAAGCGAACCATTGCCATCATCATGCCCGGTAGAGATTTATCACAGCCTGCTAGACCAACCAGCGCATCATAACAGTGACCGCGCATGGTGAGTTCAACCGAATCGGCAATTACATCACGAGATACCAAAGAAGACTTCATGCCCTCGTGGCCCATCGCAATACCGTCTGTCACGGTGATAGTCGTAAATTCGCGCGGTGTGCCATTGGCACTTGCCACACCATGCTTCACGGCTTGCGCCTGACGCATGAGAGAAATATTACACGGAGCCGCCTCATTCCAACAACTTGCAACACCAACGAATGGCTGATTAATCTGCTCTGACGTCATGCCCATTGCGTAATAATACGAACGGTGCGGCGCACGGCGCGGGCCGACCGACACATGGCGTGATGGCAAATTTCTTTTATCGTTGATTTTGATGTCCATTGGTTTCTCCGACAACCCTGCACAAAGTGCGGGCTTCTTGCTTGAATTCTATGCAACCTGAAATGTGCCGAAAACGAGGCAGGATACCAGTCCTATCCGCACGATTGATCACAATGAGCAACACCTGTTGCAGATGCGTCACATAATGGCGAGGTTTGAGAGGCAAACAATGGTCTGGATTGGACCGAACGCCCTCACCCAGCCGCGATCATACAAATTCATTACGCTAACTATCTGCTCAACAGAAATGCTCGATTAGAAATGAATTGTTGTTTTCTTAGTCTATTCCTTATAAGCCTGCATCAACAGCCGCGTGTAGATGATTACGTCAGCGGCACCATGTTCTCGACTTAAAATGACAACTCCCAGTCTAGAACAGCCAAAAATGGCCCAGAAACTTAGGTAGTTAATCTACACAAACTCCCCAATTTGAAAAACCAAACGCACTTGGCGTATCGCCTTGCTATGCGCATGGTTATGAAGAGAAATTTTGATTACATTCAACGAACTAGGCTTATCAGAGCCAATCCTTAAAGCAGTATCAGCTGAAGGATATACCAATCCGACCCCCATCCAAGCAAAAGCGATCCCTGCGCTCTTGAAGGGTCAAGACATCATTGGCATTGCGCAAACAGGAACAGGCAAAACGGCCTCCTTCGTGTTGCCGCTGCTCCATGACATTGTCGAACAAAAACGCAAACGCGCACCAAAAATGTGCTCCGCGCTGATCTTGTCACCCACCCGCGAGCTAGCCTCCCAAATCGTCGACAACATCAACAGCTATGCCAAATTCACAGACATAACCGTGACACTTGTTGTGGGCGGCGTTAGGCCGAAACAGCAAATCAAGGCGCTGACTGCAGGGGTTGATATTGTGGTGGCGACACCTGGTCGCTTGCTTGATCACATCAACGCGGGCGTCGTCATTATGACCAAGGCTAATTCTCTTGTGATTGATGAAGCAGACCAAATGCTGGACCTTGGCTTCCTGCCAGACATCAGACGGATCGTTGGCAAACTGCCGACAAAACGACAGACCGCCCTTTTGTCAGCAACCATGCCGATGCAAATTAAGAAGCTTGCGAAAGACCTTCTCAATAAGCCCGTCGAAATCTCAGTCGCGGCAGTCTCCAAGCCAATCGAGCGTATTGAGCAGAGTGTGCGCCATGTTGAGAAAGGCGATAAACGCCGTGTCTTGGCGGAAATTCTGTCTCAGCCAGAAGTAAAGCGCACCGTCGTCTTCAGCCGCACGAAACACGGCGCGGACCGTATCAGCAAAAACCTTGCAACAGCCAAGATCAAGGCGGCGGCGATCCACGGCAACAAGTCACAAAACCAGCGCGACCGCGTGATGAACGAATTCCGCACAGGCGAAATTGCTGTTCTGGTTGCAACAGACGTTGCAGCGCGCGGTATCGACATTGACGGCATCACCCATGTCATAAACTTCGACCTGCCCAACCTGCCAGAATCCTACGTTCACCGCATCGGACGAACTGCACGTGCGGGCAAAAGCGGCGTTGCGATCTCCTTCTGCGATACGAGCGAACGCGGCTACCTCAAAGACATCGAAAAGCTCATCGGCAACAGACTGCCTGTTGAGGGCGAAGCCCCTGCTGAAACCACAGGAAGCGAACAACCAAGCACCCCCAAAGCAAACAACAAACCCGCCAAACGCAACGGCCCTTCCCGCAACCGAAACAACAAAAACAAATCAGCAAATGGTGGCGGGAATAAAGGCGGAGAGCAGAGAAAATCAGGCCCGAAGAAATCAGGGCCCGGCCAAGCAAATAGTGGCCGCAAGCGCTGGCATTCCAACAAGCGGAAGTCCAACGCGTCGTCTGCCGCTTGAGTGTGGGTGGTTAGACTAACTGCATGATTGAGCGCCATCAGCAACTTCGGTTGCTGGCGGCTATGTTGTGGGGTAATTTGAGATTGAAGAATTCAATAACATACGATTCCTCACCTCATATATCGGCCCAGCCTGTATGAAATAGGTTTTGAACTAGGTGCTCAACAACATGTTCTCAGCATTTTTTA is a window encoding:
- a CDS encoding DEAD/DEAH box helicase — protein: MITFNELGLSEPILKAVSAEGYTNPTPIQAKAIPALLKGQDIIGIAQTGTGKTASFVLPLLHDIVEQKRKRAPKMCSALILSPTRELASQIVDNINSYAKFTDITVTLVVGGVRPKQQIKALTAGVDIVVATPGRLLDHINAGVVIMTKANSLVIDEADQMLDLGFLPDIRRIVGKLPTKRQTALLSATMPMQIKKLAKDLLNKPVEISVAAVSKPIERIEQSVRHVEKGDKRRVLAEILSQPEVKRTVVFSRTKHGADRISKNLATAKIKAAAIHGNKSQNQRDRVMNEFRTGEIAVLVATDVAARGIDIDGITHVINFDLPNLPESYVHRIGRTARAGKSGVAISFCDTSERGYLKDIEKLIGNRLPVEGEAPAETTGSEQPSTPKANNKPAKRNGPSRNRNNKNKSANGGGNKGGEQRKSGPKKSGPGQANSGRKRWHSNKRKSNASSAA